A portion of the Naumovozyma castellii chromosome 2, complete genome genome contains these proteins:
- the PEX7 gene encoding Pex7p (ancestral locus Anc_8.316) gives MLKYHMQGFSGYNVQYSPYFDNKLAVASASNYGLVGNGRLSILDIAPNGQLIETKSFLTQDCLFDIAWNEQHEKQVVVAQGDGSLRLFDIDLAKYPIAIFNEHKKEVMSCNWNLINKTMFTSSSWDGTVKIWSPTRKESLLTLRPTPKWKKHLDSMEPIIPKRRNNIQIQPSHKINMPNNNNNKDCIYQSQFSPHDPNLLICCSGDSYTTIFDLRDPYNTQRNFLSHAGMEVLSADFNKYRPNVLATAGVDNSIRIWDFRMLVARDAAICINEIVNAHDLAVRKVVWSPHHSDILLSTSYDMSCKIWNDLSYDPIQQRKTGKTNSLDFTGNGCRFIMNQHTEFVFGADWSMWGQPGYVASTGWDGNVFIWNGLRG, from the coding sequence ATGCTAAAGTATCATATGCAAGGGTTCAGCGGGTATAATGTCCAATACTCGCCTTACTTCGATAACAAGCTCGCTGTAGCATCCGCATCCAATTATGGTCTAGTGGGAAATGGCCGGTTATCCATCCTTGATATAGCACCGAATGGACAACTCATTGAAACTAAGTCATTCTTGACACAAGATTGTCTCTTTGATATAGCATGGAATGAACAGCATGAAAAGCAAGTTGTTGTAGCACAAGGTGACGGATCTTTACGGTTGTTCGACATCGATCTGGCGAAATACCCAATTGCCATATTCAATGAACATAAGAAGGAGGTAATGAGTTGTAATTGGAATTTAATTAACAAAACCATGTTTACAAGTAGCTCGTGGGATGGTACTGTCAAGATATGGTCACCAACAAGAAAGGAAAGTCTGTTAACGTTACGACCTACAccaaaatggaaaaaacaCCTTGATTCAATGGAACCAATAATACCGAAAAGAcgaaataatattcaaattcaacCATCTCATAAGATAAACATGcctaataataacaataataagGATTGCATATATCAGTCACAATTTTCACCTCATGATCCAAATTTACTCATATGCTGTTCGGGGGATTCATACACAACGATATTCGATTTAAGGGATCCATATAATACACAACGAAATTTCCTTTCTCATGCGGGAATGGAGGTACTTAGTGCagatttcaataaatatagACCCAATGTATTAGCCACAGCTGGTGTTGATAATAGTATCCGTATTTGGGACTTTAGAATGTTAGTTGCTAGGGACGCAGCTATATgtattaatgaaatagtCAATGCTCATGACTTGGCTGTCAGAAAAGTTGTTTGGTCTCCTCATCATTCGGATATCTTACTCTCCACTTCATATGATATGAGTTGTAAGATCTGGAATGATTTGAGTTATGATCCTATACAACAACGAAAAACTGGAAAAACCAATAGTCTCGATTTTACTGGGAATGGTTGCAGGTTTATTATGAACCAGCATACTGAATTCGTTTTTGGAGCCGATTGGAGTATGTGGGGCCAACCGGGATATGTCGCCTCAACAGGTTGGGATGGTAACGTATTTATATGGAATGGACTAAGAGGTTGA